Proteins from one Candidatus Nitrospira nitrosa genomic window:
- a CDS encoding cation diffusion facilitator family transporter: MTALASYAHLRSRLQLALAVNAVIIAAEFIGGWMLNSTGLMGDASHNLVDQGSLFLALYAHILTARPASENRTFGYHRAGIIAAFLNSFILLLTACGIALVGLKRLLQPVPVDGGWVMAVAAVSFVANLGIALLLQHGAKDDLNIRSAFWHMVGDAWVSLGVIISGGAILLTGWTILDPLVSLLIVGVILRGAWPIFKESMEVLLESTPPGISASRVAATMEAIPGITNVHDLHIWAVEPRLIMLTSHVMIEQQCNQLELLRLLQDRITTEFSIKHMTIQLETECCDPNDIHCDLRKLTDQHQEAQAFAHHH; this comes from the coding sequence ATGACGGCACTGGCTTCATACGCACATCTCCGATCTCGGCTCCAACTGGCCTTGGCTGTCAATGCCGTGATCATTGCTGCGGAATTCATCGGCGGCTGGATGCTGAATAGCACCGGCCTCATGGGCGATGCCAGCCACAACCTCGTCGACCAAGGGTCGCTCTTTCTCGCCCTCTATGCCCATATCCTCACGGCACGGCCCGCATCGGAGAACCGAACATTCGGCTACCACCGAGCCGGCATCATTGCCGCCTTTCTGAACAGTTTCATTCTCTTGTTGACCGCATGTGGTATTGCGCTCGTTGGCCTCAAGCGACTCCTACAACCGGTTCCAGTCGACGGTGGGTGGGTGATGGCTGTTGCCGCCGTCAGCTTTGTGGCGAACCTCGGGATCGCCCTCCTGCTTCAGCACGGAGCAAAAGACGATCTGAATATTCGAAGCGCGTTCTGGCATATGGTCGGAGATGCTTGGGTATCACTTGGCGTCATTATCAGTGGAGGTGCGATTCTCCTGACAGGGTGGACCATCCTGGATCCGCTTGTCAGCCTCCTGATCGTTGGCGTCATTCTTCGAGGAGCCTGGCCCATCTTTAAAGAATCGATGGAGGTCCTCCTAGAATCGACGCCACCTGGCATCAGCGCCTCTCGGGTTGCCGCTACGATGGAAGCCATCCCAGGCATCACAAACGTGCATGATCTGCACATTTGGGCAGTCGAGCCTCGGCTAATCATGCTCACCAGCCACGTGATGATCGAACAGCAGTGCAACCAACTAGAGTTATTGCGGCTGCTTCAGGATCGCATCACAACGGAGTTCAGCATCAAGCACATGACGATTCAACTCGAAACCGAGTGTTGCGATCCCAACGACATCCACTGCGACCTTCGGAAACTGACCGATCAGCATCAAGAAGCCCAGGCCTTTGCACACCATCACTGA
- a CDS encoding DUF4403 family protein, producing the protein MFPKLIGKSLIVIPLVLSLASCTALNNPIVHPPAPKLLPAIPNPPSPAQESSISVPVHVDLSPFLAAANDESVIPKKFDHWGSYIRHSKGTEYKYYAERDDFALAPSGAHQANGSQSGLSLHDWWKGIELSSSHIFIGTALRYKIGAPSLHCGDGNDWPRRGTVHGSIATELTPTYGLSASVASVAVNPSDPCQIRVADLDVAQEVRQRLTDLVRGGLSRTVSRINTLTVKSHVEDAWNTLRSPIKLEPDAWLQFNIDKVRHSGFSGAGPMVNDTIHITAKPVIIFGQEPPAGGAALPPLDTPPTSTGFHGAADAQLYSTLPATLANRLTPTGFHVFADIPLDYASLSKSLANRLTGKQVAKKGYFIAITNAAVFGNGGNQVVVRIDFSGDAVGHVYFVGKPEMSSLTQTVSISGLRYDSETEAILQETATWLDFSTFRDLVASESILGVTTATDRVRSLLATTLNRTLSSSVSIHGTVESVQGIGVFADVKALHVRTMSDGTLTLTVTDKP; encoded by the coding sequence ATGTTTCCCAAATTGATCGGCAAGTCTCTCATAGTCATACCCTTGGTGCTATCCTTGGCGAGTTGCACCGCGCTCAATAATCCTATTGTTCATCCACCTGCGCCGAAACTCCTACCCGCAATACCGAACCCACCTTCGCCGGCTCAAGAATCCAGCATCAGCGTTCCTGTCCATGTCGATCTGTCACCGTTTCTTGCTGCTGCCAACGATGAGAGCGTAATCCCAAAGAAATTCGACCATTGGGGGAGCTACATCAGACATTCCAAGGGCACTGAATACAAATACTATGCGGAGCGAGACGATTTCGCGCTGGCGCCTTCCGGCGCCCACCAAGCCAACGGCTCACAGTCGGGACTGTCTCTGCATGATTGGTGGAAAGGGATCGAACTTTCCAGTTCCCACATATTTATCGGCACTGCCCTTCGGTATAAAATCGGAGCCCCCTCGCTTCATTGTGGCGATGGCAATGACTGGCCACGAAGAGGCACCGTGCACGGGAGTATCGCAACCGAACTGACTCCGACGTACGGGTTGTCTGCATCGGTCGCCAGCGTGGCCGTGAACCCCAGTGATCCCTGCCAAATACGAGTCGCGGATCTTGATGTGGCGCAGGAAGTCAGACAGAGACTAACAGACCTCGTTCGAGGAGGACTCAGCCGCACGGTCTCCCGTATCAATACGCTGACAGTGAAGTCTCACGTAGAAGATGCTTGGAATACATTGCGCAGCCCTATCAAGTTGGAACCGGATGCCTGGCTCCAGTTTAATATCGACAAAGTCCGCCACAGTGGCTTTTCGGGAGCCGGCCCCATGGTCAATGACACGATCCACATTACGGCAAAACCGGTCATCATCTTCGGCCAAGAACCACCTGCTGGAGGTGCAGCCCTTCCCCCACTTGATACTCCACCGACTTCTACGGGATTCCATGGCGCCGCCGACGCCCAGCTCTATAGTACGCTTCCCGCAACACTTGCGAATCGGCTCACTCCAACGGGATTCCACGTCTTCGCAGATATCCCCTTGGACTACGCCTCACTCTCCAAGAGTCTTGCGAACCGGCTCACGGGGAAACAGGTCGCGAAGAAAGGGTATTTCATTGCCATTACCAATGCTGCGGTCTTTGGCAATGGCGGCAACCAAGTGGTGGTGCGAATTGATTTCTCGGGAGACGCAGTCGGTCACGTGTATTTTGTCGGAAAACCAGAAATGAGTTCCCTCACACAGACGGTGTCGATCAGCGGCCTCCGTTATGACAGCGAAACAGAGGCGATCTTACAGGAAACGGCCACATGGCTAGACTTCTCGACGTTTCGAGACCTAGTCGCCAGCGAATCCATTCTCGGAGTGACGACAGCCACTGACCGTGTGCGAAGCTTACTGGCCACCACACTGAATCGAACACTCAGTTCATCCGTCTCGATACACGGAACCGTGGAGTCCGTCCAAGGCATCGGAGTGTTTGCGGATGTCAAGGCATTGCATGTCCGCACAATGAGCGATGGGACGCTTACGCTGACTGTCACCGATAAACCGTAA
- a CDS encoding ArsB/NhaD family transporter: MSSLTLALLIFGLCYLLIMTERLHKTIVALFGAAVMISLGVVSQEEAFYSHEFGVDYNVVFLLIGMMVIVNIVRETGLFEVLAIWAAQRADAKPFRLLVLLAVLTAVLSAMLDNVTTVLLMAPVTLAITKRLELNPITFLITEALASNIGGTATLVGDPPNIMIASKAELSYLDFLILMGPIVVVIMGLFLAVLWVVFGRKMTVAPHLRESVLRLSSQEAVPDKAFLRRCLFLLMIVNVAFCFHSLVHLEPATIALLGASLFMVMGHARRRHEEDAEELTYLAEVEWKTIFFFIGLFVLVGGLVKVGVIRYLADQLVSVTRGNLAGSTMAVLWGSALLSAAVDNIPYVAAMNPLIVDLARSLHPEITDYATLVHHADIIPLWWALALGACLGGNGTIIGASANVVVVDLARKAGYRITFWQFFKYGCPVMMGSVALSAVYLWFVFLR; this comes from the coding sequence ATGTCTTCTTTGACCCTCGCTCTTCTCATCTTTGGTCTGTGTTACCTGCTCATCATGACCGAGCGGCTCCACAAGACGATTGTGGCGCTGTTCGGTGCCGCAGTGATGATCAGTTTGGGCGTGGTGTCACAAGAGGAGGCGTTCTACTCCCACGAGTTTGGAGTCGATTACAACGTGGTCTTTTTGTTGATTGGTATGATGGTCATCGTGAATATCGTACGGGAGACAGGATTGTTCGAGGTATTGGCTATTTGGGCCGCGCAGCGGGCGGACGCGAAGCCGTTCCGTCTCCTGGTTTTGTTGGCAGTGCTCACGGCGGTATTGTCTGCCATGCTGGATAACGTCACCACGGTCTTGTTGATGGCGCCCGTCACACTTGCGATCACCAAGCGCTTGGAGTTGAACCCTATCACATTTCTGATCACAGAGGCATTGGCCTCCAATATCGGTGGGACAGCCACACTCGTCGGCGATCCACCCAATATCATGATTGCCAGCAAGGCGGAGCTCAGCTATCTCGATTTTCTCATCCTTATGGGGCCGATCGTCGTCGTCATTATGGGGCTGTTTCTCGCGGTGCTGTGGGTCGTCTTTGGGCGAAAGATGACGGTCGCCCCGCATCTGAGAGAGTCGGTTCTTAGGTTGAGTTCGCAGGAGGCGGTACCGGATAAGGCGTTTTTGCGTCGCTGTCTGTTTTTACTCATGATCGTCAATGTGGCATTCTGCTTCCACTCTCTTGTTCATCTCGAACCTGCCACGATCGCATTGCTCGGTGCGAGTCTGTTCATGGTGATGGGACATGCCAGGCGTCGACACGAAGAAGATGCGGAGGAGTTGACGTATCTGGCGGAAGTAGAGTGGAAGACCATTTTCTTTTTTATAGGACTATTCGTTCTGGTGGGAGGATTGGTCAAGGTCGGAGTGATCCGATATCTTGCTGATCAATTGGTATCCGTGACAAGGGGAAACCTCGCAGGATCCACCATGGCGGTGTTGTGGGGATCGGCGTTGCTGTCCGCCGCGGTGGACAATATTCCCTATGTGGCTGCGATGAATCCGTTGATCGTCGACCTCGCCAGATCATTGCATCCGGAGATCACCGATTATGCGACATTGGTTCATCACGCAGACATCATCCCACTCTGGTGGGCGTTGGCCTTGGGTGCGTGCTTAGGAGGTAACGGTACGATCATCGGGGCGAGTGCCAACGTCGTGGTTGTGGATCTTGCTCGGAAGGCCGGGTATCGGATTACCTTTTGGCAGTTCTTTAAGTATGGCTGTCCGGTCATGATGGGATCGGTGGCTCTCAGTGCAGTCTACCTCTGGTTTGTGTTTCTGCGATAG
- the glgB gene encoding 1,4-alpha-glucan branching protein GlgB — MSNEPTVQQGDIDRLRTGTHWDPHSVLGPHVISINDRPHLAIRAWQPGVKEVALLSNSVLWRMTRIFEEGLYEALLPDTTSIPSYRLRITQPDGAVTETSDPYAIPPLLTDFELHLFAEGTLLKAYEHFGAHIRTIAGISGVHFVVWAPNATRVSVIGDFNGWNGLLHPMASRGETGVWELFIPDLPEGTLYKYEIRPQGPNALLLKADPYAFASELRPRTASVVREISTYTWQDETWMTARSTRDPLTAPLSIYEVHVGSWMRVPEENNRWLTYQELAEKLIPYAKDLGYTHLELLPITEHPFDGSWGYQATGYFAATSRYGEPQGFMAFVDRAHQAGLGVIIDWAPAHFPDDPHGLALFDGTYLYDHADPRRGYHPDWHSRIFNYDRVEVRTFLLNSALFWLDKYHIDGLRVDAVASMLYLDYGRKDGEWVPNEFGGKENLGAVSLLKELNILVHRDFPGAITIAEESTSWPGVSRPTYTGGLGFTFKWNMGWMHDMLAFFQYNPIYRRFHQNQITFGLLYAFSENFILALSHDEVVYGKRTLLDKMPGDVWQRFANLRLLYGYMYSHPGKKMLFMGSEFGQWQEWNHDTSLDWHLCEYEPHRGLQRLTRDLNRLYRQEPALHEIDFDWDGFQWIDFSDSNNSIIAYIRKARKAREAIVCVCNFTPVPRYRYRIGVPEGGWYRELINTDGIAYGGSNLGNGGGLHAEETSSHGFPYSLTMTLPPLSALWLKRHS; from the coding sequence ATGTCGAATGAGCCAACAGTTCAACAGGGTGATATCGATCGCCTCAGAACCGGGACACATTGGGATCCACACTCGGTTCTCGGCCCCCACGTAATCTCGATCAACGACCGCCCGCACCTTGCGATCCGAGCCTGGCAGCCGGGCGTCAAGGAGGTTGCGCTCCTCTCCAACTCCGTCTTGTGGCGCATGACACGCATTTTCGAAGAAGGCCTCTATGAGGCGCTGCTTCCGGATACGACATCCATCCCCTCATACCGACTTCGCATTACACAGCCTGACGGTGCGGTCACGGAGACATCCGACCCCTATGCCATTCCTCCGCTGTTGACGGATTTCGAATTGCACCTGTTTGCAGAGGGAACGCTGCTCAAAGCCTATGAGCACTTCGGAGCCCATATCCGCACCATCGCAGGCATCAGCGGTGTCCACTTTGTGGTATGGGCCCCGAATGCCACCCGTGTCAGCGTCATCGGAGACTTCAATGGCTGGAATGGACTCCTTCATCCCATGGCCAGCCGCGGAGAGACCGGAGTCTGGGAACTCTTCATTCCGGATCTCCCGGAAGGAACCCTCTACAAGTACGAGATTCGTCCGCAGGGGCCCAACGCGCTCTTGCTCAAAGCCGACCCCTATGCATTCGCCAGTGAGCTTCGTCCAAGAACGGCCTCAGTGGTGCGTGAGATATCCACCTATACGTGGCAGGATGAAACCTGGATGACGGCACGATCGACAAGAGATCCTCTCACGGCTCCGCTCTCGATCTATGAAGTGCATGTAGGGTCCTGGATGCGCGTGCCGGAGGAGAACAATCGGTGGCTGACGTACCAAGAATTAGCTGAGAAACTCATCCCCTATGCCAAAGATCTCGGATACACCCATCTCGAGCTGCTCCCCATCACAGAGCACCCCTTCGATGGATCATGGGGTTATCAAGCCACGGGCTATTTTGCCGCCACCAGTCGGTATGGAGAGCCACAAGGCTTTATGGCGTTCGTAGATCGCGCTCACCAAGCTGGCCTCGGCGTCATTATTGACTGGGCCCCGGCACACTTTCCGGATGATCCACATGGGCTCGCGCTGTTTGATGGAACGTACCTCTATGACCATGCCGACCCACGCCGCGGCTATCATCCCGATTGGCATAGCCGGATCTTCAACTACGATCGTGTCGAGGTGCGAACCTTTCTTCTGAACAGCGCCCTCTTCTGGCTGGACAAGTATCACATCGATGGATTGCGCGTCGATGCTGTCGCGTCGATGCTGTACCTCGACTACGGGCGAAAGGATGGTGAATGGGTTCCGAACGAGTTCGGCGGAAAGGAAAACCTTGGTGCGGTCTCGTTACTCAAGGAGCTGAATATCCTCGTCCATCGAGACTTTCCTGGGGCCATCACCATTGCCGAAGAATCGACGTCGTGGCCGGGCGTCTCGCGCCCCACCTACACAGGAGGGCTGGGCTTTACGTTCAAATGGAACATGGGATGGATGCATGACATGTTGGCATTTTTTCAGTACAACCCCATCTATCGCCGGTTTCATCAGAACCAAATCACATTCGGCTTGCTCTATGCTTTTAGTGAGAATTTCATTCTTGCCTTGTCTCATGACGAAGTGGTCTACGGCAAACGAACCCTGCTCGACAAGATGCCCGGCGATGTGTGGCAACGCTTCGCCAACCTCCGACTGCTCTATGGATACATGTACAGCCATCCCGGGAAGAAAATGCTGTTCATGGGTAGTGAGTTCGGGCAGTGGCAGGAATGGAACCATGATACCAGCCTCGACTGGCATCTCTGTGAGTACGAGCCCCATCGCGGATTGCAACGGCTCACTCGCGATCTCAACCGTCTCTATCGTCAAGAGCCTGCGTTACACGAGATCGACTTTGATTGGGATGGATTTCAATGGATCGACTTCAGTGACTCCAACAACTCCATCATCGCGTACATTCGCAAGGCAAGAAAGGCGAGGGAAGCGATCGTCTGCGTCTGCAACTTCACACCCGTGCCCCGGTACCGCTACCGCATTGGAGTCCCGGAGGGAGGGTGGTATCGGGAGCTAATCAATACTGATGGTATCGCCTACGGCGGCAGTAATCTCGGAAACGGCGGAGGGCTGCATGCTGAGGAGACTTCAAGCCACGGATTTCCTTACTCCCTGACGATGACGCTCCCTCCCCTCTCTGCTCTTTGGCTAAAGCGCCATAGCTAG
- a CDS encoding YcbK family protein, which produces MNRADQSTWTWTRRAFLQVSLVGTLLLSGRLIGPQPVQARELPEGRLTLVNIWTDERLDVTYRDDSGSYDLAALDDVNYLLRCHKTGEIGAIDVRVLEHVNLVQKKLGTQQEIHIISGFRSPEYNDLLVRTGQQAARNSLHVQGQAIDLSIPGIPLKKLREAALQLKYGGVGSYRNSTYVHLDSGPFRSWYH; this is translated from the coding sequence GTGAATAGAGCCGATCAGTCTACATGGACTTGGACCCGTCGAGCATTTCTTCAGGTTTCTCTGGTCGGGACTCTCTTGCTAAGTGGGCGGTTGATTGGTCCGCAGCCCGTTCAAGCTCGCGAGCTTCCCGAAGGTAGGTTGACGTTGGTCAACATCTGGACAGATGAGCGGTTGGATGTGACCTATCGAGATGATTCCGGTAGCTATGATCTGGCGGCGCTCGATGATGTGAATTATCTCCTGCGTTGCCACAAGACCGGGGAGATCGGTGCGATCGATGTGCGGGTGCTAGAGCACGTCAACTTGGTGCAGAAAAAGCTTGGCACGCAGCAGGAGATCCATATCATCTCAGGGTTTCGGTCTCCGGAATACAACGATCTCTTGGTGCGAACGGGGCAGCAAGCCGCCAGAAACAGCCTGCATGTACAGGGTCAGGCGATCGACCTCAGCATTCCGGGTATCCCACTGAAGAAGCTTCGCGAGGCCGCACTCCAATTGAAGTATGGCGGAGTCGGTTCATATAGAAATTCAACCTATGTGCATTTAGACTCGGGGCCTTTCCGATCCTGGTATCACTAG
- a CDS encoding response regulator, producing MATILVIDDEQSIRGLLKGVLEKAGHRVLEAEDGRKGLTLYQKEHVDLVIMDLLMPETDGLEATLQLTREYLDAKVIAITGAQGDHNFLSVAKLFGARQAFEKPFDINKLLDAVKEELAA from the coding sequence ATGGCCACTATCCTAGTCATCGATGATGAGCAATCAATCAGAGGGTTGCTCAAAGGCGTTCTGGAAAAAGCCGGGCACCGTGTGCTTGAAGCAGAGGATGGCCGCAAGGGACTCACCCTCTACCAGAAGGAACACGTTGATCTTGTCATTATGGACCTTTTGATGCCGGAGACTGACGGTCTTGAAGCCACGCTTCAACTCACCCGCGAATACCTCGACGCCAAAGTGATTGCCATTACAGGAGCCCAAGGCGACCACAATTTCCTCAGTGTGGCAAAACTCTTCGGCGCTCGCCAAGCATTTGAAAAACCTTTTGACATCAATAAACTGCTTGATGCCGTGAAAGAGGAACTGGCCGCCTGA
- a CDS encoding VanZ family protein: MGSEASSPNTFHTRSTLKTGTIWLLLVLLAIAPLFPLNNFVGHPHWEKIRWIPFQDFSLSWNKLFDVTGNTLWFVVFGYLLHDQLSRNAHSRWTLVTTIAIAGGVSLSAELFQVFCHNRISSITDVICNVFGAGLGGYAAANQSATTSIELWLARWLTSVLGPQRFHKTAGICRHDPPLE, encoded by the coding sequence ATGGGTAGCGAAGCATCCTCCCCAAACACGTTTCACACACGGTCGACTCTGAAGACCGGAACCATTTGGCTCTTACTCGTTCTGTTGGCAATTGCGCCTCTCTTCCCTTTGAACAATTTCGTTGGCCACCCACACTGGGAAAAGATTCGTTGGATTCCCTTTCAGGATTTCTCGCTCTCCTGGAATAAGCTCTTCGACGTCACAGGTAACACACTTTGGTTCGTCGTATTTGGATACTTGCTTCATGATCAACTAAGTCGGAATGCACACTCTCGTTGGACCCTTGTTACGACTATTGCCATCGCAGGCGGTGTCTCGCTTTCGGCTGAACTCTTCCAAGTCTTCTGCCACAACCGCATCTCCTCTATCACTGATGTAATATGCAATGTATTCGGCGCTGGCCTTGGTGGGTACGCGGCTGCGAACCAGTCCGCGACAACGTCAATAGAACTCTGGCTCGCTAGATGGCTGACATCAGTACTAGGTCCACAACGTTTTCATAAAACTGCCGGCATTTGCAGACACGATCCCCCGCTCGAGTAG
- a CDS encoding SagB/ThcOx family dehydrogenase: MNPQRPCHTAQDDHVNRVIRYHVQTKHHFNRYARSLGYLDWANQPDPFRRFEGAQLIPLPLLKPDEEPLSPAYAAIYERGAVPSQPVNLRTLSRFFELALALSAWKKAGESEWALRSNPSSGNLHPTEGYVVLPRIEGLDLVSGLSHYAPREHGLERRADLQADAVARLMAAFPSNAFLLGLTSVHWREAWKYGERAFRYCNHDVGHAIGTARVAAATLGWNMVLLDGMDQDTVATLLGTDRTEDFGEAELEHPDCLAVIWPSENVEDGASFVKCEHSTVPLFLDVAMVKEVASGTWYGKANRLSREHGVHWDIIDEAAKASWKAQAEKPAISLQAKTFPPSDMFHASRTTSDAGPTAGQIIHQRRSAVAYDGKTSISAETFFHMLQRVMPWAERSQLERSMPWDVWPYDPAIHLLIFVHRVDGLTPGLYFLVRDSRKLSLIQQAMNPELDWTIAPGCPDGLLLYWLLEGDSKRLAVQVSCHQDIAGDSAFSFGMVAEFEGALRERGAWWYPRFFWEAGLLGQIMYLEAEAAGMRATGIGCFFDDPVHEIVGIQSLAMQSLYHFTIGAPVEDRRLQMLPAYEHLVRNKG; the protein is encoded by the coding sequence ATGAATCCTCAACGACCTTGTCATACTGCGCAGGATGATCACGTCAACCGGGTTATTCGCTATCACGTCCAGACCAAGCACCATTTCAACCGTTATGCCCGCTCATTGGGATATCTTGATTGGGCAAACCAGCCTGATCCGTTCAGACGGTTCGAAGGGGCACAGCTGATCCCTCTTCCGTTACTCAAGCCTGATGAGGAGCCGCTGTCGCCGGCCTACGCCGCGATATACGAACGGGGCGCTGTCCCCAGTCAGCCTGTCAACTTGCGAACCCTCTCTCGCTTTTTCGAGCTCGCTCTTGCCTTATCAGCCTGGAAGAAAGCCGGCGAGTCGGAATGGGCGTTGCGGAGTAATCCGTCGTCCGGCAATCTCCATCCGACGGAAGGATATGTGGTCTTGCCACGGATTGAAGGACTGGATCTGGTGTCGGGACTGTCTCACTATGCACCCAGAGAGCATGGATTGGAACGGAGAGCCGATTTACAAGCCGACGCAGTTGCTCGACTCATGGCTGCCTTTCCTTCCAATGCCTTCCTTCTTGGGCTGACATCGGTGCATTGGAGGGAAGCCTGGAAATATGGTGAACGAGCCTTTCGCTACTGCAATCATGACGTCGGCCATGCGATTGGTACTGCGAGGGTTGCAGCGGCGACGCTGGGTTGGAACATGGTGCTGCTGGACGGGATGGATCAGGATACGGTGGCGACCTTGCTCGGAACAGATCGTACGGAAGACTTTGGCGAGGCTGAGCTGGAGCATCCGGACTGTCTGGCGGTGATCTGGCCCTCTGAAAATGTGGAGGATGGAGCGTCGTTCGTGAAGTGCGAGCATTCAACAGTGCCGTTGTTTCTCGATGTAGCGATGGTAAAGGAAGTGGCTAGTGGAACATGGTATGGGAAAGCCAATCGCTTGAGTCGTGAACATGGAGTCCATTGGGACATCATCGACGAAGCCGCCAAGGCGTCATGGAAAGCACAAGCTGAAAAGCCGGCAATTAGCCTTCAAGCAAAAACCTTTCCCCCATCCGATATGTTTCACGCTTCACGAACGACGAGTGACGCTGGTCCGACGGCTGGCCAGATCATTCACCAACGCCGAAGCGCCGTCGCGTATGATGGGAAGACGTCGATTTCTGCCGAGACATTTTTTCACATGCTGCAACGGGTCATGCCCTGGGCCGAACGTTCGCAGTTAGAACGGTCGATGCCGTGGGATGTCTGGCCATACGATCCAGCCATTCATCTCTTGATCTTCGTCCATCGTGTTGATGGCCTGACTCCCGGGCTCTATTTTCTTGTGAGGGATAGCAGAAAGCTATCGCTCATTCAGCAAGCCATGAACCCCGAGCTCGACTGGACGATCGCGCCTGGTTGCCCGGATGGACTTCTACTGTATTGGCTTCTTGAAGGCGACTCAAAACGATTGGCGGTGCAGGTCAGTTGCCATCAGGACATCGCGGGCGACAGTGCCTTCTCGTTTGGCATGGTGGCCGAGTTTGAGGGAGCCTTGCGGGAGCGCGGCGCCTGGTGGTATCCACGTTTCTTTTGGGAAGCAGGTTTGCTCGGGCAGATCATGTATTTGGAAGCGGAAGCAGCAGGGATGCGGGCGACGGGAATTGGCTGCTTTTTCGATGATCCGGTTCATGAAATCGTCGGAATCCAGAGTTTAGCCATGCAGTCGCTGTATCATTTTACGATCGGTGCGCCGGTGGAAGACCGACGATTGCAGATGTTGCCAGCCTATGAACATCTGGTCAGGAATAAGGGGTGA
- a CDS encoding tetratricopeptide repeat protein → MAEDHKHRARIFLHRGDLLQARTAWESAVADDRTAANPQALSASLGNLGNTCALMNELTRAEQCYREVLQIQRTERNLTAVAHTLVNLGNLHIASDCSEKARPYYLEALDLLRELQDARGLGILYTNLALQEARAGQWDQAVTSFKQALDHHRIVGNEEGLAVTYSQLGKCYLDQGDLLQAERCLNNASEHYIKLGNEPAEAAVLRYLAGLYEARRDWTSALRCLDRVVSLDQRYMLPELQTDLNHLAQLKQAE, encoded by the coding sequence ATGGCTGAGGATCATAAACATCGCGCCAGGATCTTTCTCCATCGCGGTGATCTGCTCCAGGCTCGCACGGCATGGGAATCGGCCGTCGCTGATGATCGAACTGCCGCCAATCCACAAGCACTCTCGGCTTCTCTCGGAAACCTTGGCAATACCTGCGCGCTGATGAATGAGCTTACCCGCGCAGAACAATGTTATCGGGAAGTACTCCAGATCCAACGAACCGAACGAAATCTCACTGCCGTGGCTCATACCTTGGTGAACCTCGGCAACCTCCATATTGCCTCCGACTGTTCAGAGAAAGCACGTCCCTACTATCTTGAAGCGCTAGACCTCCTGCGCGAGTTACAAGACGCTCGCGGGCTCGGCATCCTCTATACAAATCTTGCGCTGCAAGAGGCCCGCGCCGGTCAGTGGGATCAGGCCGTCACGTCATTCAAGCAAGCGCTCGATCATCATCGAATAGTCGGCAACGAGGAAGGGCTCGCCGTGACGTATAGCCAACTCGGCAAATGTTATCTCGACCAAGGTGATCTTCTGCAAGCTGAACGCTGCCTCAACAACGCCTCGGAACACTACATCAAACTCGGCAACGAACCAGCTGAGGCTGCGGTGCTTCGCTATCTGGCAGGCCTGTATGAAGCACGACGCGACTGGACGTCAGCCTTACGCTGTCTTGATCGAGTCGTATCTTTGGATCAACGCTATATGCTCCCTGAGCTACAGACCGACTTGAACCACCTCGCCCAACTGAAGCAAGCCGAATAG
- a CDS encoding acyloxyacyl hydrolase: MAWFARIILTAILGATLTVSRALASDVSPVITVGTQEVGLTAGYMFSHRLTHLHTTKQHGPALMPSWMMTITDPIGDSWYRGQVSLGAEMVYLEFREPLLTHGVGFTPRIKYTFVALGRFRPYVEFAGGPFWTDLGGRIREEANQFNFVLTGGVGVSWFVTPQLAFNAGYRFHHISNAGTAFPNLGLNASLPFGGFSFYF, translated from the coding sequence ATGGCCTGGTTCGCTCGCATCATACTGACGGCAATCTTGGGAGCGACACTGACGGTTTCTCGTGCACTGGCCTCGGATGTCTCGCCTGTGATCACCGTCGGGACACAGGAAGTCGGACTCACCGCTGGCTATATGTTCTCGCACCGACTGACCCACCTTCATACGACCAAACAGCACGGACCGGCATTGATGCCCTCCTGGATGATGACGATCACCGATCCCATCGGCGATAGTTGGTATCGGGGACAAGTCTCGCTCGGTGCGGAAATGGTCTATCTCGAGTTCCGAGAACCATTACTGACGCATGGCGTCGGATTCACGCCGAGAATCAAGTACACGTTCGTCGCCTTAGGTCGGTTTCGCCCCTATGTGGAATTTGCCGGTGGGCCGTTCTGGACGGATCTCGGCGGACGTATTCGTGAAGAAGCCAATCAGTTCAACTTCGTGCTGACGGGAGGGGTGGGCGTTTCATGGTTCGTCACGCCGCAACTCGCCTTCAACGCCGGCTACCGCTTTCATCACATTTCTAATGCCGGCACAGCGTTTCCGAATCTTGGTCTGAACGCGAGTCTGCCCTTCGGTGGATTTTCCTTTTATTTCTGA